The following coding sequences are from one Longimicrobiaceae bacterium window:
- a CDS encoding glutamate synthase subunit beta gives MGDPTGFLKLKRVNPQRRPVQLRVRDWREFYEPMPQSALREQGARCMDCGVPFCQGDTGCPVQNLIPEWNDLVYRDRWQDALTSLHSTNNFPEFTGRLCPAPCEGACVLGLIDEPVSIKNIEQAIIDHGFAQGWVKPLPPREETGKRVAIVGSGPAGLAAAQQLRRLGHSVVVYEKDDRIGGLLRYGIPDFKMEKWVLDRRLQQLEAEGVEFVTGVNVGVDLPVEQLRSEFDAICLTGGAQVPRELPVEGRELGGVHLAMDYLTQQNRRVAGDHIDPAVSIDARGKRVVVIGGGDTGSDCVGTAHRQGAVEVVQLELLPQPPLERAAETPWPYWPMKLRTSHAHEEGGIREWSIMTTRLSGENGQVRRLHAQRVEPEVGPDGRMSFRPIPGGEVEIETELVVLAMGFTQPIREGLLESLGVALDARGNVIVGADHRTSVEGVFAAGDMHRGASLIVWAIREGRDAAAGIDRYLRARTPAAVTAA, from the coding sequence ATGGGTGACCCGACTGGATTTCTGAAGCTGAAGCGGGTCAATCCGCAGCGACGCCCCGTTCAGCTCCGGGTTCGCGACTGGCGCGAGTTCTACGAGCCGATGCCGCAGTCGGCGCTGCGGGAGCAGGGGGCCCGCTGCATGGATTGCGGTGTTCCCTTCTGCCAGGGCGATACCGGCTGCCCGGTTCAGAACCTCATCCCGGAGTGGAACGACCTCGTCTACCGGGACCGCTGGCAGGACGCGCTGACGTCGCTGCACTCGACCAACAATTTCCCGGAGTTCACCGGGCGCCTGTGCCCCGCTCCCTGCGAGGGAGCATGCGTGCTGGGGTTGATCGATGAGCCGGTCTCGATCAAGAACATCGAGCAGGCCATCATCGACCACGGCTTCGCCCAGGGGTGGGTGAAGCCCCTTCCACCCCGTGAGGAGACCGGCAAGCGGGTGGCGATTGTCGGCTCCGGCCCCGCGGGGCTGGCGGCTGCGCAGCAGCTCCGGCGGCTAGGCCACTCCGTGGTGGTCTACGAAAAGGACGACCGGATCGGCGGGCTACTCCGCTACGGCATCCCCGACTTCAAGATGGAGAAGTGGGTGCTCGACCGTCGGCTGCAGCAGCTGGAGGCCGAGGGGGTGGAGTTCGTCACCGGGGTGAACGTAGGGGTGGACCTGCCCGTCGAGCAGCTCAGGTCCGAGTTCGATGCCATCTGCCTGACGGGAGGCGCGCAGGTGCCGCGGGAGCTGCCGGTCGAAGGGCGGGAGCTCGGCGGGGTTCACCTGGCGATGGACTACCTCACCCAGCAGAACCGGCGCGTGGCGGGGGATCACATCGACCCGGCGGTCAGCATCGACGCGCGCGGGAAGCGGGTGGTGGTGATCGGCGGCGGCGACACGGGCTCGGACTGCGTCGGCACCGCGCACCGACAGGGCGCCGTCGAGGTCGTTCAACTGGAGCTCCTTCCCCAGCCGCCGCTCGAGCGCGCCGCGGAAACGCCCTGGCCCTACTGGCCGATGAAGCTGCGCACCTCGCACGCGCACGAGGAGGGCGGGATTCGCGAGTGGAGCATCATGACGACGCGCCTCAGCGGGGAAAACGGCCAGGTGCGGCGGCTGCATGCCCAGCGGGTGGAGCCCGAGGTGGGCCCCGATGGCCGCATGTCATTCCGTCCGATTCCAGGGGGCGAGGTGGAGATCGAGACGGAGCTGGTGGTGCTCGCGATGGGCTTCACCCAGCCGATTCGCGAGGGGCTGCTGGAGTCGCTAGGCGTCGCGCTCGACGCACGCGGCAACGTGATCGTGGGCGCCGACCACCGCACCTCGGTCGAGGGGGTCTTCGCGGCAGGCGACATGCACCGCGGAGCTTCGCTGATCGTCTGGGCGATCCGCGAGGGACGCGATGCGGCCGCGGGGATCGACCGTTATCTGCGAGCCAGGACGCCGGCGGCGGTCACCGCGGCCTGA
- a CDS encoding alanine--glyoxylate aminotransferase family protein, producing the protein MSVFGRFFLPGPTEVRPEILAAMNRPVIGHRGQDLSDLLREADPRLRRLFATERPVYVSSSSATGLMEAGVRNGVRRRALSLVNGAFSTRFRDLVTDCGKEVESYEVPWGEAHDPQEVERRLRRGGFDAVTVVHSETSTGVLNPLKEIAEAVRAAERTTGEEILLLVDGVTSVGGGLVEADAWKLDWLLTGSQKAMALPPGLAFGCASERMLARAATLPGRGQYFDLLEFDRYWSKHQTPNTPAVNLLYALVEQLRYIDNEGVEARAQRHWSMARLAWNWAADAGARWGMSVLAPEGARSPTVTAYVLPEELVGAPIVSRLKQRGYTIGAGYGKLKETTIRIGHMGDHTVAELERLLAELEEVLAQ; encoded by the coding sequence ATGTCTGTTTTCGGGCGTTTCTTCCTGCCCGGCCCCACCGAGGTACGACCGGAAATCCTGGCCGCGATGAATCGACCGGTGATCGGACATCGCGGCCAGGATCTTTCCGATCTGCTGCGGGAGGCCGATCCGCGCCTGCGGCGCCTCTTCGCAACCGAGCGTCCCGTCTACGTCTCCTCCTCCTCAGCCACGGGTCTGATGGAAGCGGGGGTGCGCAACGGCGTGCGCCGGCGCGCGCTCTCGCTGGTCAACGGCGCGTTCAGCACCCGCTTCCGCGACCTCGTCACCGACTGCGGCAAGGAAGTGGAGAGCTACGAAGTGCCCTGGGGGGAGGCGCACGATCCCCAGGAGGTGGAGCGCAGGCTTCGCCGCGGCGGCTTCGACGCGGTCACCGTGGTCCACTCCGAGACGTCGACGGGCGTGCTGAACCCGCTGAAGGAGATCGCGGAGGCGGTTCGCGCCGCCGAGCGCACCACCGGCGAGGAGATCCTGCTGCTCGTGGACGGGGTCACCAGCGTGGGCGGCGGCCTGGTAGAGGCGGACGCCTGGAAGCTCGACTGGCTGCTGACCGGATCGCAGAAAGCGATGGCCCTTCCTCCGGGTCTCGCCTTCGGCTGCGCCAGCGAGCGCATGCTCGCGCGCGCCGCCACGCTCCCGGGCCGGGGTCAATACTTCGACTTGCTCGAGTTCGACCGGTACTGGAGCAAGCACCAGACGCCGAACACACCGGCGGTGAACCTCCTCTACGCCCTGGTCGAGCAGCTCCGCTACATCGACAACGAGGGAGTCGAAGCCCGCGCTCAACGGCACTGGTCGATGGCCCGCCTGGCCTGGAACTGGGCGGCGGATGCCGGCGCTCGTTGGGGAATGTCGGTGCTCGCGCCGGAGGGGGCGCGCTCCCCCACCGTGACGGCCTACGTGCTCCCGGAGGAGCTGGTGGGCGCACCGATCGTGTCCCGGCTGAAGCAGCGCGGGTACACCATCGGCGCGGGTTACGGCAAGCTGAAGGAAACGACGATACGAATTGGACATATGGGTGATCACACGGTAGCGGAGCTCGAGCGTCTCCTCGCCGAGCTCGAGGAGGTGCTCGCGCAATGA
- a CDS encoding NAD-dependent epimerase/dehydratase family protein codes for MARVLVTGGAGFIGSHLADAYLQRGDEVVVLDNLVHGRRENVPSGAEFVELDIRDPGAAELIRSGRFDVINHHAAQMDVRVSVNDPRFDASVNLDGLLNLLEAARESGVGKFVFVSSGGVVYGEPEVRPTPEKAPKQPESPYGVTKLGGEYYLYYYHRVHGLDYVALRYSNVYGPRQDPHGEAGVVAIFSTRLLRGEPLTIFGDGEQTRDYVYVGDVVAANLLLTDLSLPRSTALDDRAFNVGTGIETSVNELARTLADAAGCPLDVRYASARPGELLHSSLNTDKLRRHGWAPRTPLHEGLGATFQWIAEHSD; via the coding sequence ATGGCCCGAGTTCTCGTGACCGGCGGCGCCGGTTTCATCGGTTCACACCTGGCAGACGCCTATCTCCAGCGGGGCGACGAGGTCGTCGTGCTCGACAACCTCGTGCACGGCCGGCGCGAGAACGTCCCCTCCGGCGCCGAGTTCGTGGAGCTCGACATCCGCGATCCCGGAGCCGCGGAGCTGATCCGCAGCGGCCGCTTCGACGTGATCAACCATCACGCCGCCCAGATGGACGTTCGCGTCTCCGTCAACGACCCCCGCTTCGACGCGAGCGTGAACCTGGACGGCCTGTTGAACCTGCTGGAGGCGGCGCGGGAGAGCGGGGTGGGCAAGTTCGTCTTTGTCTCCTCGGGCGGGGTGGTCTACGGCGAGCCGGAAGTTCGGCCTACACCGGAGAAGGCGCCGAAGCAGCCAGAGAGCCCTTACGGCGTGACCAAGCTGGGTGGCGAGTACTACCTGTACTACTACCACCGCGTCCACGGACTGGATTACGTGGCCCTGCGCTACTCGAACGTCTACGGCCCGCGCCAGGATCCGCACGGAGAGGCCGGCGTGGTCGCCATCTTCTCCACCCGGCTGCTACGCGGCGAGCCGCTAACCATCTTTGGTGATGGCGAGCAGACCCGCGACTACGTCTACGTGGGAGACGTGGTCGCCGCGAACCTGCTGCTCACCGACCTGAGCCTCCCCCGCTCCACCGCACTCGACGATCGCGCCTTCAATGTCGGTACCGGGATCGAGACGAGCGTGAACGAGCTGGCGCGCACCCTCGCCGACGCGGCCGGTTGCCCGCTCGACGTCCGCTACGCTTCAGCCCGCCCCGGCGAGCTCCTCCACTCCAGCCTGAATACCGATAAACTGCGCCGACACGGATGGGCTCCCCGGACGCCCCTCCACGAGGGGCTCGGTGCGACCTTCCAGTGGATTGCTGAACATTCGGACTGA
- the gltB gene encoding glutamate synthase large subunit, which yields MPPIQGLYDPANERDACGIGFIAHAKGIPSHSIIRQGLTLLENLTHRGAAGCDPCSGDGAGLHFQVPHAFLRVACDQIGIQLPGAGEYGVGMIFFPEDESDRAFCEQTIETVTREEGQEFLGWRTVPTDPEHIGTEARKTLPVIRQCFISRGALDEDAFERKLYLIRKRVEKAVASSGIAGASAFYVASLSNRTIVYKGLLIPHQIDRFYIDLADERVETAIALVHSRFSTNTFPTWARAHPYRYICHNGEINTLRGNINWMRVREGALHSHLFGDNQEALFPIIEENQSDSASLDNALEFLVMGGRSLPHAAMMLVPEAWQGNDAMDPEIRAFFEFHSAIMEPWDGPAAVAFSNGRQVGAVLDRNGLRPARWLITHDDLVVLASEAGALPFEPEQIRAKGRLGPGKMILVDTVAGRVMHDHEIKLEIARRRPYAQWVQEQQVHLADLPAPEPIRRVEAANLMQRQTAFGFTTEELQVLLTPMATTGQEPVGSMGTDTPLAVLSDRPQLLFKYFRQLFAQVTNPAIDPIREQLVMSLITDLGPRGDVLEERPEHARRIRLDQPVLSDADLDRLRAAPEPFQSCTLSTLFPVEEGPEGMAVALDELCRAAAEAVRSGCGVLILSDRSVDASTAPIPALLATSAVHHHLIREGLRTGAGLVVETGEAREVNHFALLLGYGAEAVNPYLVWETLAWMAERGELPVDGYTAAKNFTKAIGKGLLKILSKMGISTLQSYCNAQIFEAIGLGREVVDRHFTGTTSRIGGVGLREIAEETLQRHREAFEPVAPLLRLAAGGEYSYRIQGEHHNWSPLAIAKLQHATRGNSYQTYKEFSRIANEEQARFNLRGLFDFEFASEPIPLEEVEPASEIVKRFCTGAMSFGSISKEAHETLAIAMNRLGGRSNTGEGGEDPERFNSERNSRIKQVASGRFGVSTDYLVNADELQIKIAQGAKPGEGGQLPGHKVDQIIAKTRHSTPGVTLISPPPHHDIYSIEDLAQLIYDLKTVNPRAMISVKLVSEVGVGTVAAGVAKAHADLIVIAGDSGGTGASPMSSIKHAGIPWELGLAETQQTLVLNDLRGRVVLQTDGQMRTGRDVVVAALLGAEEFGFATAPLIVEGCIMMRKCHLNTCPVGIATQDPVLRAKFTGQPEHIINYFFFVAEEVRELMAQLGFRKFSDMVGRSDRLRPQEVQHWKGRHLDLSPIVHRPEVGKHVAIHCVQSQEHDLDGRLDHELIRLAEPALERGEPVRVELPIRNVHRAVGAMLSGEVALRYGRAGLPADTIHFRFTGSAGQSFGAFAAAGLTLELEGEANDYVGKGLSGGRLIIYPSWRATFVAEETIVVGNTVLYGATGGEAYFRGLAGERFAVRNSGARAVVEGVGDHGCEYMTGGIVVVLGRTGRNFGAGMSGGVAYVLDEDGDFERGCNLGLVELEEVVERDDQDTLRGLIERHTHLTGSSRGRWVLEHWRELLPKFVKVIPVEYKKVLLLRTRREQEARLTEQPEMAAHG from the coding sequence ATGCCTCCTATACAGGGCCTTTACGACCCGGCCAACGAGCGTGACGCCTGCGGGATCGGCTTCATCGCCCACGCCAAGGGAATACCTTCTCACTCGATCATCCGGCAGGGGCTGACCCTGCTGGAGAACCTCACCCACCGGGGCGCGGCGGGCTGCGACCCCTGCAGCGGCGACGGCGCGGGTCTTCATTTCCAGGTGCCGCATGCCTTCCTGCGGGTGGCGTGCGATCAGATCGGCATTCAGCTCCCGGGCGCCGGCGAGTACGGCGTCGGGATGATCTTCTTCCCGGAGGACGAGAGCGATCGCGCCTTCTGCGAGCAGACGATCGAGACCGTGACCCGGGAAGAGGGGCAGGAGTTCCTTGGCTGGCGCACGGTGCCGACCGATCCCGAGCACATCGGGACCGAGGCGCGCAAGACGCTGCCGGTCATTCGCCAGTGCTTCATCTCACGCGGCGCGCTCGACGAGGACGCCTTCGAGCGCAAGCTCTACCTCATCCGTAAGCGGGTGGAGAAGGCGGTCGCCTCCTCGGGCATCGCGGGCGCTTCGGCGTTCTACGTGGCGAGCCTGTCGAACCGGACCATCGTCTATAAGGGTCTGCTCATTCCCCATCAGATCGATCGGTTCTACATCGACCTGGCGGACGAGCGGGTGGAGACGGCGATCGCGCTGGTGCATTCGCGCTTTTCCACCAACACCTTCCCGACCTGGGCGCGAGCGCATCCGTATCGCTACATCTGCCACAACGGAGAGATCAACACCCTGCGGGGCAATATCAACTGGATGCGAGTGCGCGAGGGGGCGCTCCATTCGCACCTCTTCGGTGACAACCAGGAGGCGCTCTTCCCCATCATCGAGGAGAACCAGAGCGACTCGGCGAGCCTGGACAACGCGCTCGAGTTCCTGGTGATGGGCGGCCGCTCGCTCCCGCACGCGGCGATGATGCTCGTGCCCGAAGCGTGGCAGGGGAACGACGCCATGGATCCGGAGATCCGGGCGTTCTTCGAGTTCCACTCGGCCATCATGGAGCCCTGGGACGGCCCCGCCGCGGTCGCCTTCTCCAACGGCCGCCAGGTGGGCGCGGTGCTGGACCGCAACGGCCTGCGGCCGGCGCGCTGGTTGATCACGCACGACGACCTGGTCGTGCTCGCCTCCGAGGCGGGTGCACTCCCCTTCGAACCCGAGCAGATCCGCGCCAAGGGGCGGCTTGGACCGGGCAAGATGATCCTGGTCGACACGGTGGCCGGCAGGGTCATGCACGACCACGAGATCAAGCTCGAGATCGCCCGGCGCCGGCCGTACGCCCAGTGGGTCCAGGAGCAACAGGTGCACCTGGCCGATCTGCCGGCGCCCGAGCCGATCCGACGCGTAGAGGCGGCGAACCTGATGCAACGCCAGACGGCCTTCGGCTTCACCACCGAAGAGCTGCAGGTGCTCCTGACGCCGATGGCCACCACCGGGCAGGAGCCGGTGGGATCGATGGGCACGGACACGCCGCTGGCGGTGTTGTCGGACCGGCCGCAGCTCCTGTTCAAGTACTTCCGGCAGCTCTTCGCCCAGGTGACCAACCCCGCGATCGATCCGATCCGGGAGCAGCTGGTGATGTCGCTGATCACCGACCTGGGTCCGCGGGGCGACGTGCTGGAGGAGCGGCCGGAGCATGCGCGGCGGATCCGCCTCGACCAGCCCGTGCTCTCCGACGCCGATCTCGATCGACTGCGCGCGGCGCCCGAGCCGTTCCAGAGCTGTACGCTCAGCACCCTGTTCCCGGTGGAGGAGGGGCCTGAGGGGATGGCGGTGGCGCTCGACGAGCTCTGCCGGGCCGCCGCCGAGGCGGTCCGCTCCGGGTGTGGCGTCCTGATTCTCAGCGATCGATCGGTGGATGCCTCCACCGCGCCGATCCCCGCCCTGCTCGCCACGTCCGCCGTGCACCATCACCTGATCCGGGAAGGACTCCGGACTGGGGCGGGCCTGGTCGTGGAGACGGGCGAGGCGCGCGAGGTCAACCACTTCGCGCTTCTCCTGGGATACGGCGCCGAGGCGGTGAACCCGTACCTGGTCTGGGAGACCCTCGCTTGGATGGCGGAGCGTGGGGAGCTGCCGGTCGACGGCTACACTGCGGCGAAGAACTTCACCAAGGCGATCGGCAAGGGGCTACTGAAGATCCTCTCGAAGATGGGGATCTCCACCCTGCAGAGCTACTGCAACGCCCAGATCTTCGAGGCAATCGGGCTCGGGCGTGAGGTGGTGGACCGGCACTTCACCGGTACCACCAGCCGGATCGGGGGCGTGGGTCTCCGCGAGATCGCCGAAGAGACGCTGCAGCGTCACCGCGAGGCGTTCGAGCCGGTCGCGCCGCTGCTGCGGCTCGCGGCGGGCGGGGAGTACTCGTATCGCATCCAGGGGGAGCACCACAACTGGAGCCCGCTGGCGATCGCGAAGCTGCAGCACGCCACCCGAGGCAACAGCTACCAGACCTACAAGGAGTTCAGCCGCATCGCGAACGAGGAGCAGGCACGCTTCAACCTGCGCGGCCTCTTCGACTTCGAGTTCGCGAGCGAGCCGATCCCGCTCGAGGAGGTCGAGCCCGCCAGCGAGATCGTGAAGCGCTTCTGCACGGGCGCCATGTCGTTCGGCTCCATCAGCAAGGAGGCGCACGAGACCCTCGCCATCGCGATGAACCGCTTGGGTGGCCGCAGCAACACCGGTGAGGGGGGTGAGGATCCGGAGCGCTTCAACAGCGAGCGCAACAGCCGGATCAAGCAGGTGGCGTCGGGACGATTCGGCGTCTCGACAGACTACCTCGTCAACGCCGACGAGCTCCAGATCAAGATCGCCCAGGGGGCCAAGCCGGGTGAGGGCGGCCAGCTCCCCGGCCACAAGGTGGACCAGATCATCGCCAAGACCCGGCACTCCACGCCGGGGGTTACGCTGATCTCGCCTCCGCCGCACCACGACATCTACTCGATCGAGGACCTGGCGCAGCTGATCTACGACCTCAAGACGGTCAACCCGCGCGCCATGATCTCGGTCAAGCTGGTCTCCGAGGTGGGCGTGGGGACCGTGGCCGCCGGCGTCGCCAAAGCGCACGCCGACCTGATCGTCATCGCCGGCGATTCGGGGGGCACGGGTGCCTCGCCGATGTCGTCGATCAAGCACGCTGGCATCCCCTGGGAGCTCGGACTGGCGGAGACGCAGCAGACGCTGGTCCTCAACGATCTGCGTGGCCGGGTGGTCCTGCAGACGGACGGGCAGATGCGCACCGGCCGCGACGTGGTCGTAGCCGCCCTCCTGGGGGCGGAGGAGTTCGGCTTTGCGACGGCACCCCTCATCGTCGAGGGGTGCATCATGATGCGGAAGTGCCACCTGAACACCTGTCCGGTGGGCATCGCCACGCAGGATCCCGTTCTGCGCGCGAAGTTCACGGGGCAGCCCGAGCACATCATCAACTACTTCTTCTTCGTTGCCGAAGAGGTGCGCGAGCTGATGGCGCAGCTCGGGTTCCGGAAGTTCAGTGACATGGTCGGGCGCTCGGACCGACTCCGGCCGCAGGAGGTGCAGCACTGGAAGGGGCGGCACCTCGATCTCTCGCCGATCGTGCATCGACCGGAGGTGGGTAAGCACGTCGCCATCCACTGTGTGCAGTCGCAGGAGCACGACCTGGACGGGAGGCTCGACCACGAGCTGATCCGGCTGGCGGAGCCTGCCCTGGAGCGCGGCGAGCCGGTGCGAGTCGAGTTGCCCATCCGCAACGTGCACCGGGCGGTGGGGGCGATGCTCTCGGGCGAGGTGGCGCTCAGATACGGGCGGGCCGGGTTGCCTGCGGACACCATCCACTTCCGCTTCACCGGGTCGGCAGGCCAGAGCTTCGGCGCCTTCGCCGCCGCGGGCCTTACCCTCGAGCTCGAAGGAGAGGCCAACGACTACGTCGGGAAGGGCCTCTCGGGCGGGCGGCTGATAATCTACCCCTCGTGGAGGGCCACCTTCGTCGCCGAGGAGACCATCGTCGTCGGCAATACCGTGCTCTACGGTGCTACCGGCGGGGAGGCCTACTTCCGCGGGCTCGCGGGCGAGCGGTTTGCGGTCCGCAACAGCGGGGCGCGAGCGGTAGTGGAGGGAGTGGGCGACCACGGCTGCGAGTACATGACCGGCGGGATCGTGGTTGTGCTCGGGCGCACCGGTCGGAACTTCGGTGCGGGGATGAGCGGCGGAGTCGCCTACGTGCTCGACGAGGACGGCGACTTCGAGCGCGGCTGTAACCTCGGACTGGTCGAGCTGGAGGAGGTGGTGGAGCGGGACGACCAGGACACCTTGCGCGGGCTGATCGAGCGTCACACTCACCTGACGGGGAGCAGCCGGGGCCGCTGGGTGCTGGAGCACTGGCGCGAGCTGCTGCCGAAGTTCGTGAAGGTGATCCCGGTCGAATACAAGAAGGTGTTGCTCCTGCGCACGCGGCGTGAGCAGGAGGCGAGACTCACGGAGCAACCGGAGATGGCCGCTCATGGGTGA
- a CDS encoding HD domain-containing phosphohydrolase has translation MELTPAQHRSFQAGNCDATYGTAAAGLDFRALVEASADLVTVIDATGRIVYDNPAVEEVLGYQQGELVGRNAFELIHRRDYPGAVSLLAELAAGQRTEGSLDFRFRRADGGWCALESRGRLVERGDHATEIVVTSRELARSPAGGEENPELEEARVEVVERLARAAEFRDEPTGRHLRRVGEMSARVAERLGLPPGEVETVRRAAPLHDVGKIGIPDAILLKPGPLLPTEEEIMRTHPILGARILAGGHSPLVRAAEAIALSHHERWDGRGYPWRLAGEEIPLLARIVALVDFHDALSHDRPYRAAWPAHRVLALIREEAGQRFDRQVVAAFLSLAGDPE, from the coding sequence ATGGAGCTCACACCTGCCCAGCACCGCTCCTTCCAGGCCGGTAATTGCGATGCGACTTACGGCACAGCCGCGGCCGGGTTGGATTTCCGCGCGCTGGTCGAAGCCTCCGCGGACCTGGTAACGGTCATCGATGCCACCGGCCGGATCGTCTACGACAATCCGGCAGTGGAAGAGGTACTCGGCTACCAACAAGGGGAGCTGGTCGGCCGCAACGCCTTCGAGCTGATCCACCGGCGCGACTATCCGGGCGCGGTATCACTACTGGCGGAGCTCGCCGCCGGCCAGCGGACCGAGGGCTCCCTCGACTTCCGCTTTCGCCGCGCGGACGGCGGGTGGTGCGCGCTGGAGTCGCGCGGCCGGCTGGTCGAGCGCGGCGATCACGCGACGGAGATCGTGGTCACCAGTCGGGAGCTCGCCCGTAGCCCGGCAGGCGGCGAGGAGAACCCCGAGCTGGAGGAGGCGAGGGTGGAGGTGGTGGAGCGGCTGGCCCGCGCGGCAGAGTTCCGGGACGAGCCCACCGGCCGGCACCTGCGTCGCGTGGGGGAGATGAGCGCACGGGTCGCCGAGCGCCTGGGGCTCCCGCCGGGGGAGGTGGAGACCGTGCGTCGCGCGGCCCCGCTTCACGACGTGGGGAAGATCGGCATCCCCGACGCCATCCTGCTCAAGCCCGGCCCGCTCCTGCCGACGGAAGAGGAGATCATGCGCACGCACCCGATCCTGGGTGCACGGATCCTGGCCGGTGGTCACTCTCCCCTGGTCCGCGCCGCCGAAGCGATCGCGCTCTCGCACCACGAGCGCTGGGACGGCCGCGGCTACCCCTGGCGTCTGGCCGGCGAGGAGATCCCCCTTCTGGCTCGCATCGTCGCCCTGGTCGACTTCCACGACGCCCTGAGCCACGATCGCCCTTACCGCGCGGCCTGGCCCGCCCACCGCGTGCTCGCCCTGATCCGGGAGGAGGCGGGTCAGCGATTCGATCGACAGGTGGTGGCAGCCTTCCTGTCACTCGCCGGCGATCCGGAGTAG
- the serA gene encoding phosphoglycerate dehydrogenase, whose product MTEQRFKVMVTDEVDPEGIAILRSEPSIEVVERPTLPPEQLLEEIPEYDALIGRSATRITRELLDRGTRLKVIGRAGVGVDNVDLERATELGVAVINAPGGNVVAVAELFFGMLVSLFRHVHIADRLMRQGEWPRSRLGGVELRGRTLGVVGLGRIGGEVSRRARAFGMRVIAYDPYVARSRFEEVGVERAETLHDVLDAADVLTVHTPLTAETRGMIGASELARLKRDAVVLNLARGGIIEEEALVEALRDGRIAGAGLDVYAREPLAPDHPLRSLPNVLLTPHLGASTAEAQRSVALEACAAVRDALITGDLSGALNAAGVGGAGVSELRPLIELADRLARLGRALLPGGISAIELRYSGPREEAPRPLLLGALQGALRDVVERRAINLVNAQYVAAERNIETAWTHAGTTSELGEEIELRMESGNRGIRVAGALFGESHGRITRIGAFRVDVAPRGTLVVLRNRDVPGVIGRVGTLLGEQGVNIAEYHQARLQMGGEALAAISVDSALNGDVVQRLAALPEVLEVHQVEMS is encoded by the coding sequence ATGACGGAGCAACGGTTCAAGGTGATGGTGACCGACGAGGTGGATCCCGAGGGGATCGCCATCCTGCGCTCGGAACCATCGATCGAGGTAGTGGAGAGGCCCACCCTGCCCCCCGAGCAGCTGCTGGAGGAGATTCCGGAATACGACGCCCTGATCGGGCGCAGCGCCACTCGCATCACCCGGGAGCTGCTCGACCGCGGCACCCGCCTCAAGGTGATCGGGCGCGCCGGGGTCGGGGTGGACAACGTCGATCTCGAGCGCGCCACGGAGCTCGGCGTGGCGGTCATCAATGCTCCGGGCGGCAACGTCGTCGCGGTGGCGGAGCTCTTCTTCGGCATGCTCGTCTCCCTCTTTCGCCACGTGCACATTGCCGATCGGCTGATGCGCCAGGGCGAGTGGCCACGCTCGCGGCTCGGGGGGGTGGAGCTGCGTGGGCGCACCCTCGGAGTAGTCGGCCTGGGTCGCATCGGTGGGGAGGTGAGCCGCCGCGCACGGGCCTTCGGCATGCGGGTGATCGCTTACGACCCCTACGTGGCTCGTAGTCGCTTCGAGGAGGTGGGAGTGGAGCGCGCGGAGACGCTCCACGACGTGCTCGACGCCGCCGATGTGCTCACCGTGCACACACCCCTGACCGCCGAGACCCGGGGGATGATCGGCGCGAGCGAGCTTGCCCGGCTCAAGCGCGACGCCGTGGTGCTCAACCTCGCGCGAGGCGGCATCATCGAAGAGGAGGCGCTGGTGGAGGCCCTGCGGGATGGGCGCATCGCCGGAGCGGGGCTGGACGTGTACGCGCGCGAGCCGCTGGCGCCGGATCATCCGCTTCGTTCTCTCCCGAACGTGCTGCTGACGCCGCACCTGGGCGCCTCCACCGCCGAGGCGCAGCGGAGCGTCGCCCTGGAGGCGTGCGCGGCGGTACGCGACGCCCTGATCACCGGCGACCTCAGCGGCGCGCTGAACGCGGCGGGAGTGGGGGGCGCCGGGGTGTCGGAGCTTCGTCCCCTGATCGAGCTGGCCGACCGGCTGGCGCGGCTCGGACGGGCGCTGCTGCCGGGCGGGATCAGCGCCATCGAGCTCCGGTATTCCGGACCGCGGGAAGAGGCACCGCGCCCGCTGCTGCTCGGCGCCCTGCAGGGTGCCCTGCGGGACGTGGTGGAGCGTCGGGCGATCAACCTCGTCAACGCCCAGTACGTGGCGGCGGAGCGGAACATCGAGACCGCCTGGACACACGCCGGAACGACCTCCGAGCTCGGCGAGGAGATCGAGCTGCGCATGGAGAGCGGAAACCGTGGCATCCGGGTGGCCGGCGCGCTCTTCGGTGAATCGCACGGGCGCATCACCCGGATTGGCGCCTTCCGCGTCGACGTGGCGCCCCGGGGAACCCTGGTCGTGCTGCGCAACCGCGACGTCCCGGGCGTGATTGGCCGGGTCGGTACCCTGCTCGGCGAACAGGGGGTGAACATCGCCGAGTACCACCAGGCGCGGCTGCAGATGGGCGGGGAGGCACTCGCCGCCATCTCCGTCGACTCGGCCCTCAACGGCGACGTGGTGCAGCGGCTCGCCGCGCTGCCCGAAGTGCTCGAGGTGCACCAGGTCGAAATGAGCTAG